Proteins encoded by one window of Paenibacillus sp. DCT19:
- a CDS encoding ADP-ribosylglycohydrolase family protein encodes MLNQDRFNGTFVGLAAGDALGTTVEFSHPGTFEPMTDMVGGGVFELEAGQWTDDTSMALCLAESLVRREEFDPADQMRRYTNWYQVGYMSSTGTCFDIGGATRNALERFAVTGEAYSGSTNPNTAGNGSIMRLAPVAMAYANHPEEAVRYAEMSSRTTHATTESVEACGVLAAILVAGLQGASKETMLSPVTIRQWRESKTFSPGIEEVVEGSYQRKEPPEIQGSGYVVRSLEAALWAFYASSTFEEGALLAVNLGDDADTTGAVYGQIAGAYYGLSGIPIRWREKLAMQETLDEVVNGLWHKANKSQNHG; translated from the coding sequence ATGCTTAATCAAGATCGCTTTAATGGTACGTTCGTTGGACTTGCCGCTGGTGATGCGCTCGGTACAACGGTAGAGTTCAGTCACCCAGGTACATTTGAACCCATGACGGATATGGTGGGTGGTGGTGTATTTGAATTAGAGGCTGGGCAATGGACAGATGATACGTCTATGGCTCTGTGTTTGGCAGAAAGTTTGGTGCGAAGGGAAGAGTTTGACCCTGCAGACCAGATGCGAAGATATACGAACTGGTATCAGGTGGGCTATATGAGTAGTACGGGAACATGCTTCGATATTGGCGGAGCTACTCGGAATGCCTTGGAACGATTTGCAGTGACCGGAGAAGCATATAGCGGCTCAACGAATCCGAATACCGCAGGCAACGGCTCCATTATGCGTCTTGCTCCAGTGGCAATGGCCTATGCTAATCATCCGGAAGAAGCGGTTCGGTATGCCGAGATGAGTTCAAGAACAACGCATGCAACGACCGAAAGCGTAGAAGCCTGTGGTGTGTTGGCTGCGATTCTGGTGGCTGGACTTCAGGGAGCAAGCAAAGAAACCATGTTGTCACCCGTGACCATTCGTCAGTGGCGGGAATCGAAGACATTTTCCCCTGGCATAGAGGAAGTGGTGGAAGGGTCTTATCAGCGCAAGGAGCCACCCGAAATTCAAGGGAGTGGTTATGTCGTTCGTTCGCTTGAAGCAGCTTTGTGGGCGTTCTATGCATCTTCTACTTTTGAAGAAGGAGCACTCTTGGCGGTGAACTTAGGAGATGATGCGGATACAACCGGAGCTGTATATGGACAAATCGCTGGTGCGTATTACGGTCTCAGTGGTATTCCAATCCGTTGGCGAGAGAAGCTGGCTATGCAAGAAACGTTGGATGAGGTAGTGAATGGCCTGTGGCATAAAGCGAATAAAAGCCAAAATCACGGGTAA